In the genome of Dermacentor andersoni chromosome 3, qqDerAnde1_hic_scaffold, whole genome shotgun sequence, one region contains:
- the LOC129380239 gene encoding uncharacterized protein, giving the protein MLRACIVLALATSAFAGHVGHVAGGYTLASNLGYGLGYGSLGYSGLGYGGLGLSHYGLSHGVGYSGLTGYGAGFGYGYAPAASYAVAAPAVTRTVSTYHAAPAVTAVHAAPAVTAVHAAPAVTYAAAPAVTRVVQAAPVVQTYAAAPAVTRVVQSAPAVTYAAAPAVTRVVQSAPAVTRVVQAAPVVQTYAAAPAVTRVVQSTPVVQTYAAAPAVTKVVHSAPVVQTYAAAPAVTRVVQSTPVVQTYAAAPAVTKVVHSAPVVASYAAAPAVTAVHAAPAVATVAHAAPAVATYGVAHVAHSAPAVATYGVSHVAHAAPAVATYGVAHAVPAYYGYGVGSLGYGAGSYGYGHGLLGYGLNYGYGLGSPLSYSTLLRKKK; this is encoded by the exons ATG CTGCGTGCCTGCATCGTCCTCGCCTTGGCCACCAGTGCCTTCGCTGGTCACGTTGGCCACGTTGCCGGTGGCTACACCCTCGCCAGCAACCTCGGCTACGGCCTTGGCTACGGAAGCCTCGGCTATTCCGGTCTCGGCTACGGTGGCCTTGGTCTCTCCCATTACGGTCTGTCCCATGGAGTTGGCTACTCCGGCCTGACCGGCTACGGCGCTGGCTTCGGATACGGATACGCCCCCGCCGCCAGCTACGCCGTCGCTGCTCCAGCTGTTACCCGCACCGTCTCCACCTACCACGCTGCTCCAGCTGTGACCGCTGTTCACGCCGCTCCAGCTGTGACCGCTGTCCACGCTGCCCCAGCTGTCACCTACGCTGCTGCCCCAGCTGTCACCAGGGTAGTCCAGGCCGCTCCAGTTGTCCAGACCTACGCTGCTGCCCCAGCTGTCACCAGGGTGGTCCAGTCCGCTCCAGCTGTCAcctacgccgctgctccagctgtgaCCAGGGTCGTCCAGTCCGCCCCAGCTGTCACCAGGGTCGTCCAGGCCGCTCCAGTTGTCCAGACCTACGCCGCCGCCCCAGCTGTCACCAGAGTGGTCCAGTCCACTCCAGTTGTCCAGACCTACGCCGCCGCCCCAGCTGTCACCAAGGTTGTCCACTCCGCTCCAGTTGTCCAGACCTACGCCGCCGCCCCAGCTGTCACCAGGGTGGTCCAGTCCACTCCAGTTGTCCAGACCTACGCCGCCGCGCCAGCTGTCACCAAGGTTGTCCACTCCGCTCCAGTGGTCGCCAGCTACGCCGCTGCCCCAGCCGTGACTGCTGTCCATGCTGCCCCAGCTGTTGCCACCGTTGCCCACGCTGCCCCAGCCGTCGCTACCTACGGAGTTGCCCACGTTGCCCACTCTGCCCCAGCCGTCGCCACCTACGGCGTTTCCCACGTTGCCCACGCTGCCCCAGCCGTTGCTACCTACGGCGTTGCTCACGCTGTCCCAGCCTACTACGGCTACGGTGTTGGCTCCCTCGGCTACGGTGCCGGCAGCTACGGTTACGGCCACGGTCTCCTCGGCTACGGCCTGAACTACGGCTACGGCCTTGGCTCTCCTCTCAGCTACTCCACCCTCCTCCGCAAGAAGAAGT AA